One Bosea sp. 685 DNA segment encodes these proteins:
- the rplI gene encoding 50S ribosomal protein L9 — translation MEVILLERVAKLGQMGEVVRVRDGFGRNYLLARGKALRATEDNRKRFETQRIELETRNLELKSEAETVAETLNGHSVVILRQSGESGVLYGSVSTRDIAESLTADGFHVARSQVTLNAPIKTLGLHTVPVVLHPEVSVTVTINVARSAEEAVRQVRGENVTAREEFDLDDLGLEVGAALAEAGEDDR, via the coding sequence ATGGAAGTGATCCTGCTCGAACGCGTCGCCAAGCTCGGCCAGATGGGCGAAGTCGTCCGCGTCCGCGACGGCTTCGGCCGCAACTACCTGCTCGCCCGCGGTAAGGCGCTGCGCGCCACCGAAGACAACCGCAAGCGCTTTGAGACCCAGCGCATCGAGCTCGAGACCCGTAATCTCGAACTGAAGTCGGAAGCCGAGACCGTCGCCGAGACGCTGAACGGCCACTCGGTCGTGATCCTGCGCCAGTCCGGCGAGTCCGGCGTGCTCTACGGCTCGGTCTCGACCCGCGACATCGCCGAATCCCTGACCGCCGACGGTTTCCACGTCGCCCGCAGCCAGGTGACGCTGAACGCCCCGATCAAGACGCTCGGCCTGCACACCGTCCCGGTCGTGCTGCATCCGGAAGTCTCGGTGACGGTCACGATCAACGTCGCCCGTTCGGCGGAAGAGGCCGTGCGCCAGGTGCGCGGCGAGAACGTCACGGCCCGCGAGGAATTCGACCTCGACGATCTCGGCCTCGAGGTCGGCGCAGCCCTGGCGGAAGCCGGCGAGGACGATCGCTGA
- a CDS encoding DUF2232 domain-containing protein, translating to MLPIVGIGAGLVAALLFAVVITGSPLAALLYSAAPLPIFIAALGWNHRAGLVAIAAGTLAVAVALSLTAGVGFAVIIAVPAWWIAYLALLARGEEGAVEWYPLGRLLLWIAGTAALVTVGSALVMTTDYEAYRSVIARIIENLLTEMVRAKLIALPADVRLPELAQSLAPAVPVGIGASFVTTITANLWIAAKAVRISGRLPRPWPFIPATTLPRQALLLLVLALVTASLGGFVGVAGAAMTGALLAAFMFSGLALLHDASRGKAWRTPMLVSVYVALIVMQAVLTPLLALAGLLDTLLGLRKRVALPPSPNA from the coding sequence ATGCTTCCGATCGTCGGCATCGGCGCGGGCCTGGTAGCGGCCCTGCTCTTCGCGGTGGTGATCACTGGATCGCCGCTGGCGGCATTGCTGTATTCCGCCGCTCCCCTCCCGATCTTCATCGCAGCGCTCGGCTGGAATCACCGCGCGGGCCTCGTGGCCATCGCCGCGGGCACGCTTGCCGTCGCCGTGGCACTCAGCCTCACCGCCGGCGTCGGCTTTGCCGTCATCATTGCCGTGCCGGCCTGGTGGATCGCCTATCTCGCCTTGCTGGCGCGCGGGGAGGAAGGCGCTGTCGAATGGTATCCGCTCGGCCGGTTGCTGCTCTGGATCGCCGGAACGGCCGCGCTTGTCACCGTCGGCAGCGCGCTCGTGATGACGACGGATTACGAGGCGTATCGCTCCGTCATCGCCCGGATCATCGAAAACCTGCTCACCGAAATGGTACGCGCCAAGCTGATCGCGCTGCCCGCCGATGTCCGGCTGCCGGAGCTCGCCCAGAGCCTCGCGCCGGCGGTTCCGGTCGGTATCGGCGCATCCTTCGTCACCACGATCACCGCCAATCTCTGGATCGCCGCCAAGGCGGTCCGGATTTCCGGCCGGCTGCCGCGGCCCTGGCCGTTCATCCCCGCCACCACATTGCCGCGCCAGGCGCTGCTGCTGCTGGTGCTCGCTTTGGTGACGGCCTCGCTCGGCGGCTTCGTCGGCGTCGCCGGCGCGGCGATGACCGGGGCCCTGCTTGCCGCCTTCATGTTCAGTGGGCTCGCGCTCCTGCACGACGCCTCACGCGGCAAGGCCTGGCGCACGCCGATGCTCGTCTCGGTCTATGTCGCGCTCATCGTCATGCAAGCCGTCCTGACGCCACTGCTGGCTCTGGCGGGCCTGCTCGACACCCTTCTCGGCCTGCGCAAGCGGGTTGCACTGCCTCCATCCCCTAACGCCTAA
- the rpsR gene encoding 30S ribosomal protein S18, with the protein MSTASAGARRPFFRRRKSCPFSGEGAPKIDYKDVRLLSRYISERGKIVPSRITAVSAKKQRELAQAIKRARFLGLLPYVIR; encoded by the coding sequence ATGTCGACTGCATCAGCCGGCGCTCGCCGCCCCTTCTTCCGCCGCCGCAAGTCCTGCCCCTTCTCGGGTGAGGGCGCTCCGAAGATCGACTACAAGGATGTGCGCCTGCTCTCGCGCTACATCTCCGAGCGCGGCAAGATCGTGCCGTCGCGCATCACGGCGGTCTCCGCCAAGAAGCAGCGCGAGCTCGCCCAGGCGATCAAGCGCGCCCGCTTCCTCGGCCTGCTGCCCTACGTCATCCGCTGA
- the rpsF gene encoding 30S ribosomal protein S6 encodes MALYEHVLLARQDVSAQQVETLVEQFKGIIEANGGSVPKVEYWGVKSLGYRIKKNRKAHYSLLNINAPSAAVLEMERQMRINEDVLRFLTVRVEELEEGQSAMLQKRDRDDRGDRGDRFDRGGPGGGGDRFDRDRGPRRDRPRRDDEVTETTGAEV; translated from the coding sequence ATGGCATTGTACGAGCATGTCCTGCTCGCGCGACAAGACGTCAGCGCGCAGCAGGTCGAAACCCTTGTCGAGCAGTTCAAGGGCATCATCGAGGCGAATGGCGGCTCGGTTCCAAAGGTGGAGTACTGGGGCGTCAAGTCGCTCGGCTACCGCATCAAGAAGAACCGCAAGGCGCATTACTCGCTGCTGAACATCAACGCCCCCTCCGCCGCCGTGCTGGAGATGGAGCGCCAGATGCGCATCAACGAAGACGTCCTGCGCTTCCTGACCGTTCGCGTCGAGGAACTCGAAGAGGGCCAGTCGGCCATGCTGCAGAAGCGTGACCGCGACGACCGTGGCGATCGGGGCGACCGCTTTGACCGTGGAGGCCCGGGCGGTGGCGGTGACCGTTTCGACCGCGATCGTGGCCCGCGCCGCGACCGTCCGCGTCGCGACGACGAAGTCACCGAAACCACTGGCGCGGAGGTCTGA
- the fabD gene encoding ACP S-malonyltransferase produces MTTAFIFPGQGSQVVGMGKSLTEAFPQAKAVFDEVDAALSQKLSTLMWEGPAEELTLTANAQPALMAVSLAVIRVLEAEAGLDLKRDAAFVAGHSLGEYSALAAAGTFSITDAARLLRIRGDAMQKAVPAGQGAMAALLGAELDLARSIANDAAQGEVCEAANDNGGGQVVLSGAKAAIERAIALSGERGVKRAILLPVSAPFHCALMQPAAEAMRAALAAVSMQAPVVPVMANVGAAPLSDPAAIRASLVAQVTGTVRWRECVLAMADAGVSQFVEAGSGKVLAGLIKRIAAGAATISVGTADDIANYKTRNG; encoded by the coding sequence ATGACCACAGCGTTCATCTTTCCCGGCCAGGGTTCCCAGGTCGTGGGCATGGGCAAGAGCCTGACCGAGGCCTTCCCCCAGGCGAAAGCCGTGTTCGACGAGGTCGATGCGGCGCTCTCGCAGAAGCTCTCGACCCTGATGTGGGAAGGGCCTGCCGAGGAATTGACGCTGACCGCCAATGCGCAGCCGGCGCTGATGGCCGTCAGCCTCGCCGTCATTCGCGTGCTCGAGGCCGAGGCTGGGCTCGACCTGAAGCGCGACGCGGCCTTCGTCGCCGGCCACTCGCTCGGCGAATATTCGGCGCTCGCTGCGGCCGGGACCTTCAGCATCACGGATGCGGCGCGCCTGCTGCGGATCCGGGGCGACGCCATGCAGAAGGCCGTGCCGGCGGGGCAGGGCGCCATGGCCGCGCTTTTGGGGGCGGAGCTCGATCTCGCGCGCTCCATCGCCAACGACGCCGCGCAGGGCGAAGTCTGCGAGGCGGCCAATGACAACGGCGGTGGCCAGGTCGTGCTGTCGGGCGCCAAGGCGGCGATCGAGCGCGCCATCGCGCTTTCCGGCGAGCGCGGCGTCAAGCGCGCCATACTGCTGCCGGTTTCCGCGCCCTTCCATTGCGCCCTGATGCAGCCTGCGGCCGAGGCCATGCGCGCCGCGCTGGCTGCGGTCTCGATGCAGGCGCCGGTCGTGCCCGTGATGGCGAATGTCGGCGCCGCGCCGCTGAGCGATCCGGCCGCCATTCGCGCCTCATTGGTGGCGCAGGTCACCGGCACGGTGCGCTGGCGCGAATGCGTGCTGGCGATGGCCGATGCGGGCGTCAGCCAATTCGTCGAAGCCGGCAGCGGCAAGGTGCTGGCCGGCCTGATCAAGCGGATCGCGGCGGGAGCCGCCACCATTTCCGTCGGCACGGCCGACGATATCGCGAATTACAAAACCCGGAACGGGTGA
- the fabG gene encoding 3-oxoacyl-[acyl-carrier-protein] reductase, giving the protein MFDLTGKKALVTGATGGLGGAIARLLHSQGATVALSGTRLEALEALAAELGERAVIAPCNLSDKESVEALVPAAEEKLGGLDILVNNAGVTRDNLFLRLKDEDWDSVIAVNLTAAFRLSRAAVKTMMRRRYGRIISIGSVVGTTGNPGQGNYAASKAGLIGMSKALAAEVASRNITVNIVAPGFIESPMTQALNEKQREGILSDVPMGRLGSGADVAAAVAYLASNEAAYVTGQTLHVNGGMTMI; this is encoded by the coding sequence ATGTTTGATTTGACGGGCAAGAAGGCTCTGGTTACCGGCGCGACCGGCGGCCTGGGTGGCGCGATTGCGCGGCTGCTGCACAGCCAGGGCGCGACTGTGGCGCTCTCTGGCACGCGGCTCGAGGCTCTGGAGGCTCTGGCCGCCGAACTTGGTGAGCGGGCTGTGATCGCGCCGTGCAATCTGTCCGACAAGGAATCGGTCGAGGCGCTGGTGCCGGCGGCGGAAGAGAAGCTCGGTGGACTCGATATCCTCGTCAACAATGCCGGCGTCACGCGCGACAACCTGTTCCTGCGCTTGAAGGACGAGGATTGGGACAGCGTCATCGCCGTCAATCTGACCGCGGCCTTCAGGCTCTCTCGCGCGGCCGTGAAGACGATGATGCGCCGCCGCTATGGTCGTATCATCTCGATCGGCTCCGTCGTCGGGACGACCGGCAATCCCGGGCAGGGCAATTATGCGGCCTCCAAGGCCGGGCTGATCGGTATGTCGAAAGCGCTCGCGGCCGAAGTCGCCAGCCGTAACATCACCGTCAATATCGTCGCACCGGGGTTCATCGAGTCGCCGATGACGCAGGCGTTGAACGAAAAGCAGCGCGAGGGCATCTTGTCCGACGTGCCGATGGGCCGGCTGGGCTCGGGCGCAGATGTTGCTGCCGCGGTTGCCTATCTCGCCAGCAATGAGGCCGCCTACGTGACGGGGCAGACACTGCACGTCAACGGCGGAATGACAATGATTTGA
- a CDS encoding acyl carrier protein yields the protein MSDVAERVKKIVVEHLGVEPEKVVDGANFIEDLGADSLDTVELVMAFEEEFGVEIPDDAAETIVTVGDAVKFLSKTA from the coding sequence ATGAGCGATGTCGCCGAGCGCGTGAAGAAGATCGTGGTCGAGCATCTCGGCGTCGAGCCGGAGAAGGTCGTGGACGGCGCGAACTTCATCGAAGACCTGGGCGCTGACAGCCTCGACACCGTCGAGCTCGTGATGGCCTTCGAGGAAGAGTTCGGCGTCGAGATCCCCGACGATGCAGCCGAGACGATCGTGACCGTCGGCGACGCCGTCAAGTTCCTGTCGAAGACTGCCTGA
- the fabF gene encoding beta-ketoacyl-ACP synthase II, which translates to MRRVVVTGLGMVTPLGCGVEPTWARILSGASGAGPITSFDASDLPARIACNIPLGDGTGSTFNPDDWMEPKEQRKVDDFIVFAMAAAKQALTDANWAPESYEDQTATGVAIGSGIGGLGGIYEASILLKERGPRRLSPFFIPGRLSNLAAGYVSIENHLKGPNHAVVTACSTGAHAIGDAARMVALGDAEVMVAGGTESAINRLGIAGFCACRALSTGFNDTPEKASRPYDKDRDGFVMGEGAGVVVLEELEHALARGARIYAEITGYGMSGDAYHITSPSEDGDGAYRCMSAALNRAGLTASDLDYVNAHGTSTQLGDEIELRAVERLLANASRKPAMSSTKSATGHLLGAAGAIEAIFSILAIRDQIAPPTINLDNPSVETDLDLVPHVAKKRRIDAVLSNSFGFGGTNASLVMRRYVD; encoded by the coding sequence ATGCGACGTGTCGTCGTCACCGGCCTCGGCATGGTGACGCCGCTCGGATGTGGCGTCGAGCCGACTTGGGCTCGCATTCTGTCCGGCGCCAGCGGCGCCGGGCCGATCACGAGTTTTGACGCGAGCGATCTGCCTGCGCGGATCGCCTGCAACATCCCGCTTGGCGATGGAACCGGCAGCACCTTCAATCCCGACGATTGGATGGAGCCGAAGGAACAGCGCAAGGTCGATGATTTCATCGTCTTTGCGATGGCGGCGGCCAAGCAGGCGCTGACCGATGCGAACTGGGCGCCCGAGAGCTACGAGGACCAGACCGCGACCGGTGTCGCGATCGGTTCCGGCATTGGCGGGCTCGGCGGCATCTATGAGGCTTCCATCCTGCTGAAGGAGCGCGGCCCGCGCCGGCTCTCGCCCTTCTTCATCCCTGGCCGCCTGAGCAATCTGGCGGCGGGCTATGTCTCGATCGAGAACCACCTCAAGGGCCCCAACCACGCGGTTGTGACGGCATGCTCCACCGGCGCTCATGCGATCGGCGATGCTGCCCGCATGGTCGCGCTCGGCGATGCCGAGGTGATGGTGGCCGGCGGCACGGAATCGGCGATCAACCGGCTCGGCATTGCAGGTTTCTGCGCCTGCCGCGCGCTATCGACCGGCTTCAACGACACGCCCGAGAAGGCCTCGCGCCCTTATGACAAGGACCGCGACGGCTTCGTCATGGGCGAGGGTGCCGGCGTTGTCGTGCTTGAGGAACTCGAACACGCCTTGGCGCGTGGCGCCCGCATCTATGCCGAGATCACCGGCTACGGCATGTCGGGCGACGCCTATCACATCACCTCGCCTTCGGAAGACGGCGACGGCGCTTATCGCTGCATGTCCGCCGCCTTGAATCGGGCGGGGCTGACGGCGTCCGATCTCGATTACGTCAACGCGCACGGCACCTCGACGCAGCTCGGCGACGAGATCGAACTGCGCGCGGTCGAGCGGCTTCTGGCCAATGCCTCGCGCAAGCCGGCGATGTCCTCGACCAAATCGGCCACGGGCCATCTGCTCGGCGCTGCCGGCGCGATCGAGGCGATCTTCTCGATCCTGGCGATTCGCGACCAGATCGCACCGCCGACGATCAATCTCGACAACCCTTCCGTCGAGACCGATCTCGATCTCGTGCCTCATGTCGCCAAGAAGCGCCGCATCGACGCTGTGCTGTCGAATTCCTTCGGCTTTGGCGGCACCAACGCGTCTCTGGTGATGCGGCGCTACGTCGACTGA
- a CDS encoding YicC/YloC family endoribonuclease: protein MAIESMTGFARVAGTVGIHAWAWEIRSVNGRGLDVRVRVPPGFESIAEAARKRISGAFSRGTLHVNLAVTSDAGPPRPRINEAALATLLEAVSRLPASDAIRPASYDGLLGIRGVVEFTEEAQDALGAVEASVLKGLEAVVLALKEARASEGRALEAVLSGHRDSIARLTAEAESHPARGVDAIRERLATQLRALMEASPALDPQRLHQEAALLAVKADIREEVDRLHAHVAALQVLLDQGGAIGRKLDFLSQEFGREASTLCAKAGDAGLSRIGLELRTVVDQMREQVQNVE from the coding sequence ATGGCCATCGAGAGCATGACGGGATTTGCCCGCGTCGCCGGCACGGTGGGCATCCATGCCTGGGCCTGGGAGATCCGCAGCGTCAACGGGCGTGGCCTGGATGTGCGCGTGCGTGTGCCGCCGGGTTTCGAGAGCATCGCCGAAGCCGCGCGCAAGCGCATCTCCGGCGCCTTTTCGCGCGGGACCCTGCATGTGAACCTCGCGGTGACCAGCGATGCGGGCCCGCCGCGTCCGCGGATCAACGAAGCGGCGCTCGCCACGCTTCTGGAGGCGGTATCGCGCCTGCCCGCATCGGATGCCATTCGCCCCGCCTCCTATGACGGGCTGCTCGGCATTCGCGGCGTGGTCGAATTCACTGAGGAGGCCCAGGACGCGCTCGGAGCCGTCGAGGCCTCCGTGCTGAAGGGGCTGGAAGCCGTCGTGCTGGCCTTGAAGGAGGCGCGGGCAAGCGAGGGGCGTGCGCTCGAAGCCGTGCTCTCCGGGCATCGCGACAGCATCGCTCGCCTCACGGCCGAGGCCGAGAGCCACCCCGCCCGCGGCGTCGATGCGATCCGTGAGCGCTTGGCCACACAGCTGCGGGCGCTGATGGAAGCAAGCCCGGCGCTCGATCCGCAGCGCTTGCATCAGGAGGCGGCCCTGCTGGCGGTCAAGGCCGACATCCGCGAGGAGGTTGACCGTCTGCACGCCCATGTCGCCGCCTTGCAGGTGCTGCTCGACCAGGGCGGCGCGATCGGCCGCAAGCTTGATTTCCTTTCGCAGGAGTTCGGCCGCGAGGCTTCGACCCTCTGCGCCAAGGCGGGTGATGCCGGCTTGTCGCGGATTGGCCTGGAGCTGCGGACCGTCGTCGACCAGATGCGCGAGCAGGTGCAGAATGTGGAGTGA
- the gmk gene encoding guanylate kinase encodes MADAVRPARRGLMLILSSPSGAGKSTLTRNLSQNENNLDLSISVTTRLKRPSEIDGVHYRFIDRATFDAMRQHNELLEWAEVHGNGYGTPRKDVEASLADGRDVLFDIDWQGTQQIVKKAREDVVTIFILPPSMAELRSRLVRRAEDAPEVIAKRLGNARDEIARWEKYDYVIVNDDLGAAYESIKAILTAERLKRSRATGLKDFVDRLLGETLP; translated from the coding sequence ATGGCTGACGCCGTTCGCCCGGCCCGTCGCGGGCTTATGCTGATCCTGTCCTCGCCATCGGGCGCGGGAAAGTCGACGCTGACGCGCAATCTGTCGCAGAACGAGAACAATCTCGATTTGTCGATCTCGGTGACGACGCGGCTCAAGCGCCCCTCCGAGATCGACGGCGTGCATTACCGCTTCATCGATCGTGCGACCTTCGACGCGATGCGCCAGCACAACGAGCTGCTGGAATGGGCCGAGGTCCATGGCAATGGCTATGGTACGCCGCGCAAGGATGTCGAGGCGTCGCTCGCCGACGGCCGGGACGTGCTCTTTGATATCGACTGGCAGGGCACCCAGCAGATCGTCAAGAAAGCGCGCGAGGATGTCGTCACCATCTTCATCCTGCCGCCTTCCATGGCCGAATTGCGCTCCAGGCTCGTGCGCCGCGCCGAGGATGCTCCCGAGGTCATCGCCAAGCGCCTCGGCAATGCCCGTGACGAGATCGCGCGCTGGGAGAAATACGACTATGTCATCGTCAATGACGATCTCGGTGCGGCCTATGAATCGATCAAGGCGATCCTGACGGCGGAGCGGCTGAAGCGCAGCCGGGCGACCGGCCTCAAGGATTTCGTCGATCGCCTGCTCGGCGAGACTCTGCCGTAA
- a CDS encoding Bug family tripartite tricarboxylate transporter substrate binding protein, giving the protein MRRAIASLLSCITVAAGLAGARPTEAQPTDYPMKPVRIIVGFAAGGAPDALARIVAEKLTQRWGKPVMVENRVGAQGNTAMAAVAKAEADGYTLALMPVGNAAVNPALFANLPYDPVKDFTPITQIASVENVLVVASGSPIATAQDMLARGRPGPNQRGLTYASPGAGSLAHLAAELLARSTGLSMTHVPYRGVAPALTDVLRGDVDLIFAQLSTAKPLIDGGQLRALGLASARRSAVMPELPTIAEAFGLPGFEAVSWYALMAPAATPAPVVAKLNEAVSQAIKSADVAEAMQAQGATPIGNSPAELSAVIAADSARWSKLVREAGIQPN; this is encoded by the coding sequence ATGCGCCGCGCTATCGCGTCCTTGTTGAGCTGCATCACGGTCGCTGCCGGTTTGGCGGGTGCTCGCCCGACCGAAGCCCAGCCGACGGATTATCCAATGAAGCCAGTCCGGATCATCGTCGGCTTCGCGGCGGGCGGCGCGCCCGACGCGCTTGCGCGCATCGTCGCCGAGAAGCTGACGCAACGCTGGGGCAAGCCGGTCATGGTCGAGAACCGGGTCGGCGCCCAAGGCAACACGGCCATGGCCGCCGTCGCCAAGGCGGAGGCCGACGGCTACACGCTGGCGCTGATGCCGGTCGGCAATGCAGCGGTCAATCCGGCGCTGTTTGCCAACCTGCCCTATGATCCGGTCAAGGATTTCACCCCGATCACGCAGATCGCCAGCGTCGAGAACGTGCTGGTCGTTGCCTCCGGGTCACCGATAGCCACCGCACAAGACATGCTCGCGCGCGGGCGGCCTGGCCCGAACCAACGAGGCCTGACCTACGCGTCTCCCGGCGCCGGCAGCCTGGCCCATCTTGCCGCGGAATTATTGGCTCGTTCGACCGGCCTATCGATGACGCATGTCCCTTATCGCGGCGTCGCACCGGCCCTGACCGATGTCCTGCGCGGCGATGTCGACCTGATCTTTGCGCAGCTCTCAACTGCCAAGCCCTTGATCGATGGCGGCCAGTTGCGCGCGCTCGGGCTCGCCAGCGCGCGGCGCAGCGCGGTGATGCCCGAATTGCCGACCATCGCCGAGGCCTTCGGATTGCCGGGCTTCGAGGCCGTCTCCTGGTATGCGCTGATGGCGCCGGCAGCGACGCCGGCCCCGGTCGTCGCAAAGCTGAACGAAGCCGTGTCCCAGGCGATCAAATCCGCCGATGTTGCGGAGGCCATGCAGGCCCAGGGCGCAACGCCGATAGGCAATTCGCCAGCCGAGCTTTCGGCGGTGATCGCGGCCGACAGCGCGCGCTGGTCCAAGCTCGTCCGCGAGGCTGGCATCCAGCCGAACTGA
- the rsmA gene encoding 16S rRNA (adenine(1518)-N(6)/adenine(1519)-N(6))-dimethyltransferase RsmA codes for MSQIDTLPPLRDVVERHGLMAQKALGQNFLFDLNLTGRIARAAGPLDGETVVEIGPGPGGLTRALLANGAGRVIAIERDRRCLPALAEIAAHYPGRLEVIDGDALAVDLTPYLAGKPARIVANLPYNIGTPLLVGWLSLDPWPPWWQSLTLMFQREVAERIVATPEERADYGRLAVLCNWLCETKILFDVPRTAFVPQPKITSSIVQLVPRTEPEPCDRRLLERVTLAAFGQRRKMLRQSLKPILSDPLPLIEEAGLAPTARAEEIPVTGFVRLANALAQRR; via the coding sequence GTGAGTCAGATCGACACCCTGCCGCCCCTGCGCGATGTGGTCGAGCGCCATGGCCTCATGGCCCAGAAGGCGCTCGGGCAGAACTTCCTGTTCGACCTCAACCTCACCGGACGGATCGCGCGGGCGGCCGGCCCGCTGGACGGCGAGACCGTGGTCGAGATCGGGCCAGGCCCCGGCGGATTGACGCGCGCACTGCTCGCCAATGGCGCCGGCCGGGTGATCGCAATCGAGCGCGACCGGCGCTGCCTGCCCGCGCTGGCGGAGATCGCCGCGCATTATCCCGGCCGCCTGGAGGTCATCGACGGCGACGCGCTGGCTGTCGATCTCACACCGTATCTCGCCGGCAAACCGGCCCGCATCGTTGCGAACCTGCCCTATAACATCGGCACACCGTTGCTCGTGGGCTGGCTCAGCCTCGACCCCTGGCCGCCCTGGTGGCAATCGCTGACACTGATGTTCCAGCGCGAGGTCGCCGAGCGGATCGTGGCGACGCCGGAGGAACGCGCCGATTACGGCCGGCTCGCTGTGCTGTGCAACTGGCTTTGCGAAACAAAGATCCTGTTCGACGTGCCGCGCACTGCTTTCGTGCCCCAGCCGAAGATCACCTCCTCGATCGTGCAGCTGGTTCCGCGCACCGAGCCGGAGCCCTGTGACCGGCGCTTGCTCGAGCGGGTCACGCTCGCCGCCTTCGGCCAACGACGCAAGATGCTGCGCCAGAGCCTGAAGCCGATCCTCTCGGACCCGCTGCCGTTGATCGAGGAAGCCGGGCTTGCGCCGACGGCCCGGGCCGAAGAGATTCCGGTCACGGGCTTCGTGCGGCTCGCCAACGCCTTGGCGCAGCGGCGTTGA
- the pdxA gene encoding 4-hydroxythreonine-4-phosphate dehydrogenase PdxA, producing MPALPLALTQGDPAGIGPELALLAWREREQRSLPAFACLTNIDHLAQTAQRLGLDVPLISCEWDAVNRFFATALPVIAHGHAVTAKPGQPDPASAAGTIGSITSAVAAVRQGQASALVTNPIAKSVLYAAGFAHPGHTEFLAHLAADGGTPPHPVMMLWCEDLAVVPVTIHIPLRSVPDALTQDLIVETGRIVADELSRRFGIASPRIAVSGLNPHAGEGGALGREDNEVVAPAIARLRALGIEARGPYPADTMFHARARAGYDVALAMYHDQALIPIKTIAFDEGVNVTLGLPFIRTSPDHGTAFDIAGQGIARPDSLCAALRLAARMAAQPMQASA from the coding sequence GTGCCAGCGCTGCCACTGGCCCTGACGCAGGGCGACCCGGCTGGAATCGGCCCCGAACTCGCATTGCTGGCCTGGCGGGAACGCGAGCAGCGCTCGCTGCCTGCCTTTGCCTGCCTCACGAATATCGACCATCTCGCGCAGACAGCGCAAAGGCTCGGGCTCGATGTTCCGCTGATCTCCTGCGAATGGGATGCGGTGAACCGTTTCTTCGCAACGGCCTTGCCTGTCATCGCGCATGGTCACGCCGTTACGGCAAAGCCGGGACAGCCTGATCCGGCGTCGGCAGCTGGTACGATCGGCTCGATCACCTCTGCGGTCGCGGCTGTGAGGCAAGGACAGGCCTCGGCGCTCGTCACCAACCCAATCGCCAAATCCGTGCTTTATGCCGCCGGCTTCGCTCATCCCGGCCACACGGAATTCCTCGCGCATCTCGCCGCTGATGGCGGTACGCCGCCTCACCCGGTCATGATGCTGTGGTGCGAGGACCTCGCGGTCGTTCCCGTCACGATCCATATCCCGCTGCGGTCTGTTCCGGATGCCCTGACGCAGGACCTGATCGTCGAAACCGGCCGGATCGTCGCTGATGAATTATCGCGCCGCTTCGGCATCGCCTCACCCCGTATCGCGGTGAGCGGCCTGAACCCGCATGCCGGCGAAGGCGGTGCACTCGGGCGCGAAGACAACGAGGTGGTCGCGCCTGCCATCGCCAGGTTGCGGGCGCTGGGCATCGAGGCGCGCGGTCCCTACCCGGCCGACACGATGTTCCATGCCCGGGCGCGCGCCGGCTATGATGTCGCGCTGGCGATGTACCATGACCAGGCACTGATCCCGATCAAGACGATCGCCTTCGACGAGGGGGTGAATGTCACGCTCGGCTTGCCCTTCATCCGAACCTCTCCGGACCACGGCACCGCCTTCGACATTGCCGGGCAAGGCATCGCCCGGCCCGACAGCCTCTGCGCCGCACTGCGGCTTGCCGCACGCATGGCGGCGCAACCCATGCAGGCTTCGGCGTGA